CGTCATCTGTGTTGCTATTCGGGACTCCGCTCGGCGACCACTTGGAAGCATCGCTCCAGTTACCGCCACCGTTGGTGCTGTAGTAAGTCACCGCCAGCGCTGAGCCAGCAAGCATCACAAGCACGAGTAGGGAGATTCTACAGACTTTCACATTACCTCCTGCATGGCAGTCTTGTTCTTCTTCGCCGCCCGGCGGACCGCCGTTGCGCTGGACAGCGTTGCGGACCAAGAGATAACGGACCGTCGTCCGTAGTCTTGCGAGGTAACCCTGTGAGCGTTCTCGGTTCTCTCGGCTCGCAATCAATTATCGGCCCAGCCGGACTTATGTCAATGATAAGGTCGGCGGACAGTATGGCGTCTCGGCCAACGAGACCGCTCTAAAGAACTCAAGACGACCTGTTCCGGTGCCATCCGCAATTCCACCGCGCTTTCCCTTGCGTCTTGACCGTTACCACAAACTTGACAGAGGAAGCAGCGCCAAGATAATGGCCCATGCTGGAACATGCTACACATTTCGCGCCGAGTTCTACGTCAGAACTAGGACCCCGGCGTTCGGCGTGGAGTGTGAAGCGTGGAGTACGCATCGGCCGCCCCGGATTTCTGGGGTCAGGCGCGTGGTTTCACTAACCGGACAGTAGAAGAGCCCTCATGACGGACACAGATTCGTCCATCGTTGAACGAAAACCGGCAGCCAGACGAATGCCGGCTACTGCTGCGGAGTTCAGACGCCGGCTGGCAGGCACGATTCAGCGCGTGCAGGAACTTGAAGCCGAGCTCAACGACCCGAAGACGATAGCCAATCCAGCCCGGGTGCAGAGTCTTACCAAAGAGTACCGCCGGGCCACTGCTCTAATCGCCCGGCTCGAGCAGTACGCTCAGGTGGAACGCGAAATCGAGGACACCAAGCAGATGCTGGCCGAGACCGACGATGAGGAATTGTGCAAGCTCATTGAGATGGAGCTGGCCGAGCTCGAGGACCGTCTGGCTCAGCTTGAGGCTGAGCTTGAACATGCCCTTGTCCCCCGTTCGCCTGATTGGGAAAAGGGCTGCATCGTCGAGATTCGCGCCGCAGCCGGTGGTGAGGAATCAGCGCTCTTTGCCGGCGACCTTTTCCGCATGTACTCCCACTACGCTGAGAAACATGGGCTCAAACTGGATGTCATGAGCTCGCGGCCGAGTGAGCTCAAAGGTTTCAAGGAGATAATCTTCGCGGTCGAAGGCGCCGAACCTTATCGCCGGTTCCGATTCGAGTCCGGCGTACACCGGGTCCAGCGCGTGCCCGAAACCGAGGCCTCAGGTCGCATCCACACCTCGACCGTTACGGTCGCAGTGCTGCCTGAGCCCGAGGAAGTTGAACTCAAAATTGACCCGTCCGACCTGCGTATTGACGTTTTCCGCGCCGGCGGCCACGGCGGTCAGCATGTCAACGTCACCGACTCGGCCGTGCGCATTACTCACATACCGACCGGAATTGTGGCCCAGTGCCAGGATGAACGGTCCCAGAGCCGGAACAAGGCTAAAGCAATGAAGGTGCTCGCGGCCCGACTGCTCGAAGCCCGGCGCAACGAGGAGCAGAAGAAGACCACCGCGACCCGGCGCAGCCAGATTGGCTCTGGCGACCGCAGCGAGAAAATCCGCACCTACAATTTCCCCCAGAACCGGGTAACTGACCACCGCATCGGACTGTCCGTGCACGCGCTTGACCGCGTGCTCGAAGGTGAACTGGATCGGCTGTTTGTCGCCCTGGAAAGGGCCGAGGCCGAAAAGGCACTTGGCCTTGAGCGGAAGTCCGGACGGGCTGGCTCGTCCGAACAATCAGATAGAAACTTGGCGACCGACACCGCGTGAACTCGGCCGAGCTGGTCCGGGCCGCAAGCAGACACATTTCGCGAACCGAAGCCGAGTTCCTGCTTGAACACCTGCTTCGGCGGAGCCGGCACGAGCTATACCTTGATGATGCTCCGGTCCCAGCCCGGGTCTGCCGCCGGTTTTCGCATCTTGTCCGGCGTTGCCAGGCCGGCGCACCGGTCCAGTACCTGGTTCACTCCGCACCGTTCCTTGATTTCGAAGTGTACGTGGATCACCGCGTGCTCATCCCGAGGCCTGAGACCGAGGAACTTGTCCTACGCGCCGCATCCCGCGTTCAGCCCGCAATCGGCAGTCGGCAATCAGCAATCGTCGTTGATTACGGTACCGGTTCTGGCTGTATCGCCATCGCGCTTGCCCGCATGTTTCCCCGAGTCCGGGTGCTGGCAGTGGACTCATCATCGGCCGCACTTACTGTCTGCCGCCGCAATGCAAAGCTTCTTGGTGTCAGCTCTCGGCTCAGGCTGGTCCGCGCCAACAGCCTTGACCACCCGGCACTCTGCCGACTGCGCAGCCGGGTGTGCCTGCTTATCGCTAATCCACCCTACCTGCCTACCAGTACGCTACCCCGGCTCGAGTCCAGGGTCAGAGACTTTGAGCCCATTTCCGCACTTGATGGTGGACCAGATGGGACTAATATCGTGCTGATGCTTGTCCGAGCAGGCCCGAAACTGCTTGCGGCTGGCGGCCTGCTTGCGCTGGAGATTGCGCCGGCACAGGCACGACGATTGGCGAAGCTGATACCGACCGCGACGATTGAACGCGACCTTGCTGGACGCGCGCGGTACTTCTTCTTGCCCAAGGAGGCCTAATGAACATCGGTCTTGTCGTCAACCCGCACAAGCTTGGCGCCGCAAAGTTCCTATCCGGGTTTGTGTCCTGGTTTGTATCCGAAGGCCACAAGCCGCTGGTTCTGGCTGGTCTGGACCTGCGGGTCCGGGCAAAGCGTCTTGCCCCGAGCCGTCTGGTTCGGGAGGCAGACCTGGTTGTTGCCCTCGGCGGCGACGGCACCTTGCTCCTAGCAGCCCGGCTAGTTGGCCGCAGCGAAAAGCCCATCATGGGTATCAACCTCGGCGGACTCGGATTCCTGACCGAGTTCTCAGGCGCTGAAGCCCGTGAAGGCATCCGTGCGTTCGCCCAGGGCCGGCACACTGAGGAACACCGGATGGTGCTCGAATGTCGGTACGACACTAAGCGCGGATTTGCGCTAAACGACTGCGCCCTGAATATGGGCCCGGCTGGCCGTGTCATTGAGGTCATTGCCCAGGCCGCAGGCACATTTGTCAACCGCTTTGTCGGCGATGGGGTCGTGGTAGCGACTCCGACCGGCTCGACCGCGTACTCGCTCGCTGCGGGCGGACCGGTAGTGTACCCGACAATGCAGGCAATGCTCCTGACCCCGCTCGCTCCCCATGCGCTGGCCGCGCGGCCCCTTATCCTGCCGCCGGAGACAAAGCTGGAACTCTCGCTCGCGCAAGGCTCTGATACCGCGGTTCTGAACCTCGATGGTCAGCGCCGCTGGCGGATTGCTGTTGGCCGACCGATCAGAATCACGCAGGCTGGCTTCTCAGTCCGGCTGGTCACACCGCAGAAGAAGAGCTATTATAGCATTCTGCGCAACAAGATGAAGTGGTCAGGAAGCCAGGTCTAGTTCCGTGAAACGGCTGACAACAAGCTGCTCAAGACGAACTAAGAGAACTCAAGGTTCTGCATTGCTGGGTCGCGCCTGCACAACATGCTGACCGAGCTGACGATACGAAACTACGCGCTCATTGATAACCTGACAATCGAGTTCGGCCCTGGGCTCAATGTCCTCACGGGCGAGACCGGTGCCGGCAAGTCAATAATTATCGGCGCGCTATCGCTTGTACTCGGTGAGCGGGCCGATGCCGATGTTGTCCGGACCGGCGAGTCCGAAGTTCAAGTGCAGGCCCGGTTCGAAGATATCTCTTCCCAGGCAACCGAAGCTCTCAACGAACTGGGGCTCTTCACGACCGACGGCATCTTGCTGCTCCGCCGCCGGCATGACCGCAGCGGCAGGAGCTTCGCCTATGCCAACGATTCCGGCATTACCATCAGCGCCTTGCGTCGGCTCGGCGACTGTCTTGTCGACCTCCACGGCCAGCACCAGCACCAGGTTCTGCTTCGGCCAGAGACGCACTTGCAGACCTTGGACTTTTTCGGCCGGCTTATCGGCCCGCGCGACAAGTACGAACAAGGCTTTTCTCGACTCCAAAAGCTGCGCCAGGAACTGGCCGCGCTCGAGCAGGAACTTGCCGCCAAGAGGCAACGCCGTGACCTCACCGAATATCAGGCTAGAGAACTAGCCTCAG
This genomic interval from candidate division WOR-3 bacterium contains the following:
- the prfA gene encoding peptide chain release factor 1, which gives rise to MTDTDSSIVERKPAARRMPATAAEFRRRLAGTIQRVQELEAELNDPKTIANPARVQSLTKEYRRATALIARLEQYAQVEREIEDTKQMLAETDDEELCKLIEMELAELEDRLAQLEAELEHALVPRSPDWEKGCIVEIRAAAGGEESALFAGDLFRMYSHYAEKHGLKLDVMSSRPSELKGFKEIIFAVEGAEPYRRFRFESGVHRVQRVPETEASGRIHTSTVTVAVLPEPEEVELKIDPSDLRIDVFRAGGHGGQHVNVTDSAVRITHIPTGIVAQCQDERSQSRNKAKAMKVLAARLLEARRNEEQKKTTATRRSQIGSGDRSEKIRTYNFPQNRVTDHRIGLSVHALDRVLEGELDRLFVALERAEAEKALGLERKSGRAGSSEQSDRNLATDTA
- the prmC gene encoding peptide chain release factor N(5)-glutamine methyltransferase, giving the protein MNSAELVRAASRHISRTEAEFLLEHLLRRSRHELYLDDAPVPARVCRRFSHLVRRCQAGAPVQYLVHSAPFLDFEVYVDHRVLIPRPETEELVLRAASRVQPAIGSRQSAIVVDYGTGSGCIAIALARMFPRVRVLAVDSSSAALTVCRRNAKLLGVSSRLRLVRANSLDHPALCRLRSRVCLLIANPPYLPTSTLPRLESRVRDFEPISALDGGPDGTNIVLMLVRAGPKLLAAGGLLALEIAPAQARRLAKLIPTATIERDLAGRARYFFLPKEA
- a CDS encoding NAD(+)/NADH kinase; this translates as MNIGLVVNPHKLGAAKFLSGFVSWFVSEGHKPLVLAGLDLRVRAKRLAPSRLVREADLVVALGGDGTLLLAARLVGRSEKPIMGINLGGLGFLTEFSGAEAREGIRAFAQGRHTEEHRMVLECRYDTKRGFALNDCALNMGPAGRVIEVIAQAAGTFVNRFVGDGVVVATPTGSTAYSLAAGGPVVYPTMQAMLLTPLAPHALAARPLILPPETKLELSLAQGSDTAVLNLDGQRRWRIAVGRPIRITQAGFSVRLVTPQKKSYYSILRNKMKWSGSQV